A single genomic interval of Portunus trituberculatus isolate SZX2019 chromosome 41, ASM1759143v1, whole genome shotgun sequence harbors:
- the LOC123516554 gene encoding serine-rich adhesin for platelets-like isoform X1, with translation MAPISGPSSSDQGLPDSFWTFELPITRRGHFFQDSAFENAYEQLNNNVRRILQQWGETDFLSELSSDSKLSHSNSLDHFRQLRRDNLREEDQAVTVASDATTYKIVMDVHDFLVGDVKVRVESERELVVEGRTETKTGSWTSSSNSFRRRFCLPPNTDLAAVSAVLSDDGILTVSAPLKNVAREQKQTEVPVVVQDARAAPSSDQRAGFSSLNTNSTQKCTCRLGQQVQSGAARSGREHIIPIKLDEDLEETSRRSPASMNMQATRDSQSQDFMSQEKVESSEKGTYEASRQSQRAESFSASSRASSVASQLSSEKKDKTQSFSTHHVPINTRNQLPITRRGLFFDDSFFAGMRQDFQSAVNEVLGRWGNSEMLMNDRDDASCLGRYKELREHSLNVESQAVTITADETSHKIVIDVHNFLNGDVRVRVEGEREVVVEGSTDTKTDDLAVSSNSFRRRFCLPANTDTAAMSAVISDDGILTITAPRLVKQVQSRETTIPIRTEGVQQKREDHVTSSFSATSGSCSSAACCPSNTSSHTSTVSTQTDPPISGLNQSTIKENKQTKTEVKESSSILKGSEKQSISEAQRSGPDCVTLPITTRGSFFSDDFFKDAWKDFQEAVSEVVSKWGDPACPADDFTHYRSLREQDLRDENQAVKLTDDKVNYKVVVDVQDFMKGGNVTVRSVQDRELVVEGDVERQQGGERYKKQFHRRFVLPSNIYSESVSSVISADGVLTITARKKALPLPFRETIIPVAVEEGVHRTESLSHVSEESLKSHREARTAQKQQQQQQQQQQQRQQLSTCFTKAAHEESRTANISLDSSTKQVGCSREHIIPVVVEEQQEHVSESHSEGTTASVENTQMTQNRESLESSHVCGVNTAATATAAASETETTSSETQSCNTAATENHVHNAAAMTNSKGFQAVSAAATTRSEESRNLTGSLPASKTVPISLKGDFFSDSFFEDMRKQFTSAVQDVLQQSDAACLSDGMTRYRNHLRSNRRLENQAVHVEEDMSSFKIILDVHEFVGGELKVEVENERALVVEGQASCEEGASSSTLTFRRIFSLPSQANVAAITSALSSDGVLIIFTPKLQQDVTSTASHKMTLQNHSRQEDNSGAASVWGEQQVRQEATRSGISFSKTSSSSSGSSSTTTTTTQGFSSQNVF, from the exons ATGGCTCCTATATCAGGGCCATCTTCTTCAGACCAAGGCCTTCCCGATAGCTTTTGGACCTTCGAGCTGCCTATAACTCGCCGGGGACACTTCTTCCAGGACTCTGCCTTCGAGAATGCCTATGAACAGCTCAATAACAACGTGCGGCGGATCCTGCAGCAGTGGGGAGAAACGGACTTTCTCAGTGAACTATCGAGTGATTCAAAACTTAGCCACTCCAACAGTCTCGACCACTTCAGGCAGCTGCGGCGCGACAACCTGAGGGAGGAGGATCAAGCCGTGACTGTCGCCTCGGACGCAACCACTTACAAG ATTGTGATGGATGTGCACGACTTCCTGGTTGGCGATGTGAAGGTGAGGGTGGAGAGTGAGCGGGAGCTGGTGGTCGAGGGACGCACCGAGACCAAGACAGGGAGCTGGACATCCTCAAGCAACAGCTTCCGTCGGCGCTTCTGTCTTCCACCCAACACCGACCTGGCTGCCGTGTCTGCCGTGTTGTCTGACGATGGTATCCTCACCGTCAGCGCGCCACTCAAG AACGTGGCTCGGGAACAGAAGCAAACAGAGGTGCCTGTCGTCGTGCAGGATGCACGTGCCGCCCCTTCCAGTGATCAACGTGCAGGCTTCTCTTCGCTGAACACAAACTCTACGCAAAAGTGCACCTGTCGCCTCGGGCAGCAGGTCCAGAGCGGCGCAGCGCGCTCAGGACGAGAGCACATTATTCCAATAAAGCTAGATGAAGACCTTGAAGAAACCTCCCGCAGGTCACCAGCCAGCATGAACATGCAAGCCACGCGAGATTCACAGAGTCAGGACTTCATGAGCCAAGAGAAGGTTGAGTCTTCCGAGAAAGGCACATATGAGGCTTCAAGACAATCCCAGCGAGCCGAAagcttctctgcttcctctcgaGCCAGCAGCGTCGCCTCTCAGCTCAGCAgcgaaaagaaggataagacaCAGTCGTTCTCAACCCATCATGTTCCGATTAATACAAGGAATCAGCTACCAATCACCAGACGAGGCTTGTTCTTCGATGACTCCTTCTTTGCGGGCATGCGACAAGACTTCCAGAGCGCCGTGAACGAGGTGTTGGGTCGCTGGGGTAACAGTGAAATGCTGATGAATGACCGCGACGACGCGAGTTGCCTGGGTCGCTATAAGGAGCTCCGTGAACACAGCCTCAATGTAGAGAGTCAGGCCGTGACCATCACCGCCGACGAAACCAGTCACAAG ATCGTGATAGATGTGCACAACTTCTTGAATGGCgatgtgagggtgagggtggagggcgagcgggaggtggtggttgagggAAGTACGGACACCAAAACAGATGACCTGGCTGTGTCCAGCAACAGCTTTCGCAGGCGCTTCTGTCTGCCGGCCAACACTGATACAGCAGCCATGTCTGCCGTGATATCCGACGATGGTATTCTCACCATCACCGCCCCGAGACTC GTGAAGCAAGTCCAGAGTAGAGAGACAACAATCCCCATAAGGACAGAAGGGGTGCAACAGAAGCGCGAGGATCACGTCACTTCCAGCTTCTCGGCGACCTCCGGCAGCTGCTCGTCTGCCGCGTGTTGTCCCTCCAACACCTCCAGCCATACGTCGACAGTCTCTACTCAAACGGACCCCCCCATCAGTGGGTTAAACCaatcaacaataaaagaaaataaacaaacaaaaactgaGGTGAAAGAATCATCTTCGATTCTGAAAGGCAGTGAGAAACAGTCAATCTCTGAGGCGCAGCGGTCCGGGCCAGACTGTGTCACGCTGCCCATCACCACTCGTGGCTCGTTTTTCAGTGACGACTTCTTCAAGGATGCCTGGAAAGACTTCCAAGAGGCGGTGAGTGAGGTGGTCTCGAAGTGGGGAGATCCCGCTTGTCCTGCAGACGACTTTACACACTATCGGAGTCTGCGGGAACAAGATCTGCGAGACGAAAACCAAGCGGTCAAACTCACGGACGACAAAGTCAATTACAAG GTTGTTGTGGACGTCCAGGATTTCATGAAGGGCGGAAATGTCACCGTGAGATCAGTACAGGACAGAGaactggtggtggagggagacgTAGAGCGACAGCAGGGCGGAGAGCGCTATAAGAAACAGTTTCATCGTCGTTTCGTTCTTCCCAGCAACATTTACTCAGAGTCCGTGTCTTCTGTAATATCTGCTGACGGCGTCCTGACCATTACAGCCCGGAAGAAG GCACTGCCTCTGCCTTTCCGGGAGACCATCATACCAGTGGCCGTGGAGGAGGGAGTGCACCGCACGGAAAGTCTCAGCCACGTATCAGAGGAGTCACTTAAGTCGCACAGGGAGGCACGCACTGCGcaaaagcagcaacagcagcagcagcagcagcagcaacaacgacaGCAGCTATCGACATGTTTTACAAAAGCTGCACACGAAGAGTCCCGGACTGCGAATATTTCTTTGGATTCGTCAACAAAG CAGGTTGGGTGTTCACGGGAGCACATCATTCCTGTGGTGGTTGAGGAGCAGCAAGAGCACGTCTCAGAATCACACAGTGAGGGAACCACGGCCTCTGTGGAGAACACTCAAATGACTCAAAATAGGGAATCGTTGGAATCCTCCCACGTCTGTGGTGTgaacaccgccgccaccgccactgccgcgGCATCAGAGACCGAGACCACGTCCTCAGAGACTCAATCGTGTAATACTGCAGCAACTGAAAATCACGTCCACAATGCTGCTGCGATGACAAACAGCAAAGGTTTTCAAGCTGTTTCTGCCGCGGCTACGACACGCTCGGAGGAGAGCAGGAACCTTACCGGCAGCCTTCCAGCCAGCAAGACTGTGCCCATCAGCCTCAAGGGAGACTTCTTCAGCGACTCCTTCTTCGAGGATATGAGGAAGCAGTTCACCAGTGCCGTGCAGGACGTTCTGCAGCAGTCAGACGCCGCCTGTCTGTCTGACGGCATGACCCGCTACCGCAACCACCTCAGGTCCAACCGGCGACTTGAGAATCAAGCCGTCCACGTGGAGGAAGACATGAGTTCATTCAAG ATCATCCTCGATGTCCACGAATTTGTCGGTGGTGAGCTGAAAGTGGAGGTGGAAAACGAGCGAGCTCTCGTGGTGGAAGGCCAAGCCTCGTGTGAAGAGGGAGCCTCGTCCTCCACACTCACCTTCAGGCGCATCTTCTCGCTGCCCTCACAGGCCAACGTGGCGGCCATCACCTCGGCGCTCTCCTCAGACGGCgtcctcatcatcttcacccCAAAGCTGCAGCAAGACGTCACTTCCACTGCCAGTCACAAGATGACACTTCAAAACCATTCTCGTCAGGAGGATAACAGCGGCGCGGCGAGTGTGTGGGGTGAGCAACAGGTGAGGCAGGAGGCCACCAGGTCCGGGATCAGTTTTTCCAAGACatctagcagcagcagcggcagcagcagcactaccaccaccaccacacaagggTTTTCGTCTCAGAATGTGTTTTGA
- the LOC123516554 gene encoding serine-rich adhesin for platelets-like isoform X2: MAPISGPSSSDQGLPDSFWTFELPITRRGHFFQDSAFENAYEQLNNNVRRILQQWGETDFLSELSSDSKLSHSNSLDHFRQLRRDNLREEDQAVTVASDATTYKIVMDVHDFLVGDVKVRVESERELVVEGRTETKTGSWTSSSNSFRRRFCLPPNTDLAAVSAVLSDDGILTVSAPLKNVAREQKQTEVPVVVQDARAAPSSDQRAGFSSLNTNSTQKCTCRLGQQVQSGAARSGREHIIPIKLDEDLEETSRRSPASMNMQATRDSQSQDFMSQEKVESSEKGTYEASRQSQRAESFSASSRASSVASQLSSEKKDKTQSFSTHHVPINTRNQLPITRRGLFFDDSFFAGMRQDFQSAVNEVLGRWGNSEMLMNDRDDASCLGRYKELREHSLNVESQAVTITADETSHKIVIDVHNFLNGDVRVRVEGEREVVVEGSTDTKTDDLAVSSNSFRRRFCLPANTDTAAMSAVISDDGILTITAPRLVKQVQSRETTIPIRTEGVQQKREDHVTSSFSATSGSCSSAACCPSNTSSHTSTVSTQTDPPISGLNQSTIKENKQTKTEVKESSSILKGSEKQSISEAQRSGPDCVTLPITTRGSFFSDDFFKDAWKDFQEAVSEVVSKWGDPACPADDFTHYRSLREQDLRDENQAVKLTDDKVNYKVVVDVQDFMKGGNVTVRSVQDRELVVEGDVERQQGGERYKKQFHRRFVLPSNIYSESVSSVISADGVLTITARKKALPLPFRETIIPVAVEEGVHRTESLSHVSEESLKSHREARTAQKQQQQQQQQQQQRQQLSTCFTKAAHEESRTANISLDSSTKVGCSREHIIPVVVEEQQEHVSESHSEGTTASVENTQMTQNRESLESSHVCGVNTAATATAAASETETTSSETQSCNTAATENHVHNAAAMTNSKGFQAVSAAATTRSEESRNLTGSLPASKTVPISLKGDFFSDSFFEDMRKQFTSAVQDVLQQSDAACLSDGMTRYRNHLRSNRRLENQAVHVEEDMSSFKIILDVHEFVGGELKVEVENERALVVEGQASCEEGASSSTLTFRRIFSLPSQANVAAITSALSSDGVLIIFTPKLQQDVTSTASHKMTLQNHSRQEDNSGAASVWGEQQVRQEATRSGISFSKTSSSSSGSSSTTTTTTQGFSSQNVF; this comes from the exons ATGGCTCCTATATCAGGGCCATCTTCTTCAGACCAAGGCCTTCCCGATAGCTTTTGGACCTTCGAGCTGCCTATAACTCGCCGGGGACACTTCTTCCAGGACTCTGCCTTCGAGAATGCCTATGAACAGCTCAATAACAACGTGCGGCGGATCCTGCAGCAGTGGGGAGAAACGGACTTTCTCAGTGAACTATCGAGTGATTCAAAACTTAGCCACTCCAACAGTCTCGACCACTTCAGGCAGCTGCGGCGCGACAACCTGAGGGAGGAGGATCAAGCCGTGACTGTCGCCTCGGACGCAACCACTTACAAG ATTGTGATGGATGTGCACGACTTCCTGGTTGGCGATGTGAAGGTGAGGGTGGAGAGTGAGCGGGAGCTGGTGGTCGAGGGACGCACCGAGACCAAGACAGGGAGCTGGACATCCTCAAGCAACAGCTTCCGTCGGCGCTTCTGTCTTCCACCCAACACCGACCTGGCTGCCGTGTCTGCCGTGTTGTCTGACGATGGTATCCTCACCGTCAGCGCGCCACTCAAG AACGTGGCTCGGGAACAGAAGCAAACAGAGGTGCCTGTCGTCGTGCAGGATGCACGTGCCGCCCCTTCCAGTGATCAACGTGCAGGCTTCTCTTCGCTGAACACAAACTCTACGCAAAAGTGCACCTGTCGCCTCGGGCAGCAGGTCCAGAGCGGCGCAGCGCGCTCAGGACGAGAGCACATTATTCCAATAAAGCTAGATGAAGACCTTGAAGAAACCTCCCGCAGGTCACCAGCCAGCATGAACATGCAAGCCACGCGAGATTCACAGAGTCAGGACTTCATGAGCCAAGAGAAGGTTGAGTCTTCCGAGAAAGGCACATATGAGGCTTCAAGACAATCCCAGCGAGCCGAAagcttctctgcttcctctcgaGCCAGCAGCGTCGCCTCTCAGCTCAGCAgcgaaaagaaggataagacaCAGTCGTTCTCAACCCATCATGTTCCGATTAATACAAGGAATCAGCTACCAATCACCAGACGAGGCTTGTTCTTCGATGACTCCTTCTTTGCGGGCATGCGACAAGACTTCCAGAGCGCCGTGAACGAGGTGTTGGGTCGCTGGGGTAACAGTGAAATGCTGATGAATGACCGCGACGACGCGAGTTGCCTGGGTCGCTATAAGGAGCTCCGTGAACACAGCCTCAATGTAGAGAGTCAGGCCGTGACCATCACCGCCGACGAAACCAGTCACAAG ATCGTGATAGATGTGCACAACTTCTTGAATGGCgatgtgagggtgagggtggagggcgagcgggaggtggtggttgagggAAGTACGGACACCAAAACAGATGACCTGGCTGTGTCCAGCAACAGCTTTCGCAGGCGCTTCTGTCTGCCGGCCAACACTGATACAGCAGCCATGTCTGCCGTGATATCCGACGATGGTATTCTCACCATCACCGCCCCGAGACTC GTGAAGCAAGTCCAGAGTAGAGAGACAACAATCCCCATAAGGACAGAAGGGGTGCAACAGAAGCGCGAGGATCACGTCACTTCCAGCTTCTCGGCGACCTCCGGCAGCTGCTCGTCTGCCGCGTGTTGTCCCTCCAACACCTCCAGCCATACGTCGACAGTCTCTACTCAAACGGACCCCCCCATCAGTGGGTTAAACCaatcaacaataaaagaaaataaacaaacaaaaactgaGGTGAAAGAATCATCTTCGATTCTGAAAGGCAGTGAGAAACAGTCAATCTCTGAGGCGCAGCGGTCCGGGCCAGACTGTGTCACGCTGCCCATCACCACTCGTGGCTCGTTTTTCAGTGACGACTTCTTCAAGGATGCCTGGAAAGACTTCCAAGAGGCGGTGAGTGAGGTGGTCTCGAAGTGGGGAGATCCCGCTTGTCCTGCAGACGACTTTACACACTATCGGAGTCTGCGGGAACAAGATCTGCGAGACGAAAACCAAGCGGTCAAACTCACGGACGACAAAGTCAATTACAAG GTTGTTGTGGACGTCCAGGATTTCATGAAGGGCGGAAATGTCACCGTGAGATCAGTACAGGACAGAGaactggtggtggagggagacgTAGAGCGACAGCAGGGCGGAGAGCGCTATAAGAAACAGTTTCATCGTCGTTTCGTTCTTCCCAGCAACATTTACTCAGAGTCCGTGTCTTCTGTAATATCTGCTGACGGCGTCCTGACCATTACAGCCCGGAAGAAG GCACTGCCTCTGCCTTTCCGGGAGACCATCATACCAGTGGCCGTGGAGGAGGGAGTGCACCGCACGGAAAGTCTCAGCCACGTATCAGAGGAGTCACTTAAGTCGCACAGGGAGGCACGCACTGCGcaaaagcagcaacagcagcagcagcagcagcagcaacaacgacaGCAGCTATCGACATGTTTTACAAAAGCTGCACACGAAGAGTCCCGGACTGCGAATATTTCTTTGGATTCGTCAACAAAG GTTGGGTGTTCACGGGAGCACATCATTCCTGTGGTGGTTGAGGAGCAGCAAGAGCACGTCTCAGAATCACACAGTGAGGGAACCACGGCCTCTGTGGAGAACACTCAAATGACTCAAAATAGGGAATCGTTGGAATCCTCCCACGTCTGTGGTGTgaacaccgccgccaccgccactgccgcgGCATCAGAGACCGAGACCACGTCCTCAGAGACTCAATCGTGTAATACTGCAGCAACTGAAAATCACGTCCACAATGCTGCTGCGATGACAAACAGCAAAGGTTTTCAAGCTGTTTCTGCCGCGGCTACGACACGCTCGGAGGAGAGCAGGAACCTTACCGGCAGCCTTCCAGCCAGCAAGACTGTGCCCATCAGCCTCAAGGGAGACTTCTTCAGCGACTCCTTCTTCGAGGATATGAGGAAGCAGTTCACCAGTGCCGTGCAGGACGTTCTGCAGCAGTCAGACGCCGCCTGTCTGTCTGACGGCATGACCCGCTACCGCAACCACCTCAGGTCCAACCGGCGACTTGAGAATCAAGCCGTCCACGTGGAGGAAGACATGAGTTCATTCAAG ATCATCCTCGATGTCCACGAATTTGTCGGTGGTGAGCTGAAAGTGGAGGTGGAAAACGAGCGAGCTCTCGTGGTGGAAGGCCAAGCCTCGTGTGAAGAGGGAGCCTCGTCCTCCACACTCACCTTCAGGCGCATCTTCTCGCTGCCCTCACAGGCCAACGTGGCGGCCATCACCTCGGCGCTCTCCTCAGACGGCgtcctcatcatcttcacccCAAAGCTGCAGCAAGACGTCACTTCCACTGCCAGTCACAAGATGACACTTCAAAACCATTCTCGTCAGGAGGATAACAGCGGCGCGGCGAGTGTGTGGGGTGAGCAACAGGTGAGGCAGGAGGCCACCAGGTCCGGGATCAGTTTTTCCAAGACatctagcagcagcagcggcagcagcagcactaccaccaccaccacacaagggTTTTCGTCTCAGAATGTGTTTTGA